One Hordeum vulgare subsp. vulgare chromosome 4H, MorexV3_pseudomolecules_assembly, whole genome shotgun sequence DNA window includes the following coding sequences:
- the LOC123450856 gene encoding uncharacterized protein LOC123450856 produces MDALGGDDLQAMALSLAIVSLPKKENNKNAKAINGRAALARSTGGQPAGGRVGSNQVLVGIKEASTTKTQNAAGMPKDGMHEINSFQEEFKDNIWSTLSKDVANTMAGCVVSLASFNGKAKCFACTGLIIDCNPVRILTSASLVQISGDGNRIDDNLQIEVYLNNTEQVTGTLRHYDLCYNVAVVEIIGSCCSTTVGLMRHISFTPNIEVLAVGRLIEHRKLMASRGVLIDRKGKLACEELRISTCKITKAGIGGPLIDARGNLIGMNFFHDEETPYLPREKIQELVRRFSEERVNDGWPEPRHRYYIPSWYPVPFGLFPDNVYDDFVEGGSSRGAWRVW; encoded by the exons ATGGATGCGCTCGGTGGCGATGACCTACAAGCGATGGCGCTCAGCTTGGCTATCGTCTCCCTTCCTA aaaaggaaaacaataaaaacgCAAAAGCTATAAACGGGCGCGCCGCCCTGGCCCGCTCCACCGGTGGTCAACCGGCCGGAGGAAG GGTTGGAAGTAATCAAGTGCTTGTTGGTATAAAAGAAGCAAGCACAACCAAGACACAAAATGCTGCTGGCATGCCTAAAG ATGGTATGCATGAGATTAACTCTTTTCAAGAGGAATTCAAGGACAATATCTGGAGCACACTCAGTAAAGATGTTGCAAACACTATGGCTGGATGTGTTGTCTCACTTGCTTCATTCAATG GAAAGGCGAAATGTTTTGCTTGCACAGGCCTAATTATAGACTGTAATCCCGTGAGAATTCTTACTTCAGCAAGTTTGGTTCAAATTTCTGGCGATGGAAACAGGATTGATGATAACTTGCAG ATTGAAGTGTACCTTAATAATACAGAACAAGTCACGGGGACATTGAGACATTATGATCTATGCTATAATGTTGCGGTTGTAGAGATCATCGGTTCCTGCTGCTCTACCACAGTGGGATTGATGAGGCATATTTCATTCACCCCCAATATCGAGGTTTTAGCTGTAGGGCGTCTCATTGAACATCGGAAACTAATGGCCTCAAGAGGGGTGTTAATTGACAGAAAAGGCAAACTTGCTTGTGAAGAGCTTAGGATTTCCACTTGTAAAATCACCAAG GCTGGAATTGGAGGGCCTCTTATTGATGCTCGAGGGAATTTGATTGGCATGAATTTCTTCCATGATGAAGAAACTCCGTACCTACCGAGGGAAAAAATTCAGGAACTTGTGAGACGTTTCAGTGAAGAACG cGTGAATGACGGTTGGCCTGAACCAAGGCATCGTTATTATATACCAAGTTGGTACCCTGTGCCGTTTGGTTTGTTCCCAGACAACGTGTACGATGATTTTGTAGAGGGTGGATCTTCAAGGGGTGCTTGGCGTGTGTGGTGA